Genomic segment of Thunnus thynnus chromosome 21, fThuThy2.1, whole genome shotgun sequence:
TTTGGCGGACAGGAAAGAGGTCTTCATTTCCCGAAGAGCTCCATCATTCTTCTGTTATTTTGCGCTTGCTGGGCCAGCTGTTCCGCCCTGGACATCTCCATCATCTCCCGGAGCAGGTGGAAGGTCAGATCCAGGGATATCGGCGGGTCCTCGGACCTCCTTCCCCTCTCCATCGAGTCGTCCCCGCGGTCTCCGAAGCCGCTTATGAGCGCCCTGATGTTCCCAACTTTCCCTTGTAAAAGGCGCCGCGTCAGCTGGAGTTgcaacgctctgttgtagatGGCAGGTGATCCGCCGGGATACATTGACGATGATGGGAAAGAGTTAGAGTCCCCGTTGCCTAGTCGGATGAAATACTCCTCTCCAACCCGCTCTAGGATGGGaccagactgctgctgctgctgctgctgctgggagtTTTGGGTTTGGGGAGCTGGGACGCGCAGGGCACCGCCAGGGCTCTCAATAGCCCGACATTCGTAGCGCGGTAAGAAGGCAACTAGCAGAATCACGGTGGTACCAAGTAAATTGAGCTTCATGTCAGGATATCAACAGgaatctgaagaaaaaaagaaatgccatatgtttatttttcacccTAACTGTAGTGTAAAATGAGCTGCGTAATGAGCAATTTACGCACATAAATCAGGCATGACATCAACGTAAGAGGTTGGTAACTATGAACAAAATTGCTACAGTTAATTTATTGTTGCAAGAGATTTTGTGATTTACACTTATCTGTAGTAATTATACAAAGGGTTTTGAGAAATTGGTCGGTATTGTGGAATATATGCGCGTAAAGACTGATTTTTGGATTGGTGATGGATAAACTGGAAGTTTAAGCATCATTGCCTGCATACCTCTTTTCCTTACGATAAAAACGAAATCAAGCTTTAAAATATAGAGAAATTACTAACAGCAAAAATGCATTCGATGATCTGTAAACAGCTAAATTTGTTAAAACGTTTGTGAAGCCAAAGCGCAAGACCAGTTTccgagaaaatgagaaaatgcaaCATGCCAAAAAAAGCATGCAGACAAACTCACAATGTGTATAAAATAAGTGAAGCTTTAAAAAGAGCCTTCATACCTTCAATCTTTAGAGGAGGTCCAGTACAGCCGTGTAGGTTGCCAGGTAGTTGGCGAGATGCCGCCCTCCTTCACTTGTTTGAAGTATATAGTTACTTAAGGAGTAGATGCTGAATGGACTTATATAGCCAAGCTCACTATAAGTGTCGCGCTCTAAAATGAGATTGAGTCTGCGCGTTCTTGCACGGGGTGTAACGTGAATGGACGCCTCTGACAAAGTGCTTTAGTTTAGATGAGATGAGTCATATGTGAGTGTGCGCGCGCGTGCATGCGCCTCTACCTCGGCGCTTTCAGAATAGGCCTATAGGTGCCACACCTGCTTGCATTTTCACTTGACTGAGTTCATTCAAAATGATTGCAGGGATTCTTGGATTCTGAAAGGAAAATACCCAAAAGTGAACTGTTGGAAAAACTAAGTAGTGAGTCCAGATAGGGTtcaaattgtgctttttttccctcactCTACTTCTTACTCACCACTTATTTTCAGAATTTGTATGTTTCCAGATTTAAATGTGCTTTAGTCTGCATGACAAAAATATTCCTTATTAAATAACACACTCCACTAACTGCTCTTTTTGTTGCAACAGTTACACAGTCATAATGCAACAATGATTAATAATAAAGAGACTAAACATATTGGAAATGCAATGACATAGTTGCAGGTACAACAGGTACATTTTGGTGCAATGTGCAGAACCGACTGTTGAACCACACTAATGATGCCATAGCTGACCTGTGTTGTATTCAGCGAATGTGCATCTGCAAACGGCTCGGGCTGAGAGACGGGCATTGTCTCCCAGTGATTCATTACTGCTGCTGCACGTACACGTACATCACCACCTCTGCCACTGGGTGCCTTGGCCACTTCACCTCGGAAGGGCCCTCCGCCAAAACCACGCTCTCAAGATCGAGACCTTCATCAAGTATCGAGCCATTAGAATCCTAAACAGCTTAATGATAGAAAGTAGAACTGTCACTTGTCTGTTTCTCTACTTGTTTCACGCTTACTTCAACTAAAGTGCAACACAATTAAATAAGTAATGACTAATAATGTGTGTGGAATCACATCCTGTTAAATATTAATGGTGAAACTTTTCCACATAAGCATAAACTCCACATATTTGTTAAGTCACCTTCCACAATGTTATGAAACCCTACCCATTAATCCCTAACAGCAAATCCATTTCCCCCAGACATACAGCCTGGGGAAAAACTAAGtttcagacatacagtatatgcagagGTCAAAGTGACTAAGCACACACTGCACACTAAAGTAAAACATCAGCCaatttgagagagaaatgagaggagaacATTTGATATAGTAAATGTAGTTGTGGAGTACAGTTTTTCTTCAGAATATCTGCCATCTTCCAAAATTCACATATTATTCGCTTTAGACAATTTAGTATATCAGAGTGTAATTTGCAGGCCGTGTGAAATTCTTTCTCCTATAGTGTCTTTCCACTTTGTCGCTCTCTGCGCTCCATGCTGCTCCGGGGGAGGTGTCAGGTCCCATCATAAGAAACACATGTTGGCTGACACAAATAGAAAACACCGCCAGATGAGAGAGTGACTGCTCGTGGTCAACTCATGTCACCTCATTTTCAAATCACTGTCCCTGTACGGATCACTGGGAGAGAAATCCTCTCCTGTGACGCCACGCCGGAAAAGACTCAGGCTTAAATTATTATCCCTTTTGTTTCCTCAATTAGAGCAAGTCTCTCAGATGATTAGATTAGATAAAACCTTAATGATTCCTGCAGGGAAATTGGGATGTTGCCACTTAatatgacctttgaccccagcCTCTTTCTGCAAGTgggaaacacaaaaataatcaaGATGAGTAAAGTTGAATCTCGACAGTAGACCCCCACCCCACGCCCCCAATAAAGGATTTCACAATACCactttcacacaaacaaattctccatggcaacacattCTTTTAATTGATCATTTGCCTTTCTAATAGTGATCTGCTATGAGGAGGGACAAGTACTCCTCATCAAACTGTCCCTTCCTAAATAATTGGACAGCTTTCCCCCAGTGTATTGAGCTTTGTTTTTCTACTAATACTTCCGGTGTTCTGCTCGACTTTGACAATCTCGTTTTAATAAACAAGGTCACTCTGGCTTTTTAAAAGAGTAATAGTGGGTGTTCTGGTGCGGTTTGCTGGGACTGCAGAGCCCAGAACTCCCCACTTAGACCACCACTCTGTACTGTAGCTCAGGTGTCCTTTTGGTTTATAGCACAGTGATATTACCTGTTATAAAAACACAAGTGAGAGCTTGGCCTTTCAtctcaagaaaaaaagatgtgggAAAAGTTCACAGAAATGGCATTTCTTGTTTTACAATTGACAACAAAATTGTATAAAGCATTCATGTAACCAGCCCACATgatataaatgtacagtaatgttCACTCATGACAGACTAAATGGCTAAACAGACTCATTAATTATGCAGGATGAAAGCTGCTGGCCAGTATCCCCTCTGGTGTACTTCTGCtgcttttagaaaaaaagagcTATTTTGAATGTGTCTAGATGCAAGTTTCAGAATTTCATAAGCAAGGCATTTGGACATGATAGAATACAACAATCTTGAGTATAACAAGCTCTTTGAATTATGACCTcttaaaaattaaacatgagACAGCTGGCTTTCCTGGGCTTCTCCTATAGGTTTGCATGCAACGGAAGAGTGTGTACGGAGCCTGCATGAGAACGTGTTAGCAAATCTGTCCATAATGCAGCTGAACCCTCAAGGGTCGTTCTGTCCATATGAATCTAGCATGTGTAGCTCTGAAGGCGTTAAATCAGAGGCTTCCCTAATGCTTGTTCACATAGTGGAGACCAATCTTCTCACACAGGAGGGAACATAATATATGCAACAAGCCAATACTTAATCTCTTCAGAATTAACAACCGGGAGATTAAACATCCTTTTAATCTCATTTTAACATTGAATAGTAGAGAATAGAACCAAAGTATCTGTCATGAACttatagactgtaaaaaatatgaatgttgtcactgtgacatcacccgttggtttgtggactgccgttttgaagcccCGAGTTTAGCGATTGGACTGTCGCCATCTTTGATTTGACCGTTagcatctttgatttttggagccagatgTAACCATATATGGACGTGAGGGTGGGGCTGACCATGGCGCTAATTGCTAGCtcggttagcatggtgcatttacagtctatgattaaTTGTGATATtactaatgctaatgctaattttcgctagcaaaaaaaaggctggaaaccattaaaacaaaatgaactaaatgaacACCAGAGTCattagagggtcttttatcacaaccaaacgctgaacaaggcTTTTTTaagcaaccaaaatgttacaattaactttcatgaattgaaaacacactgtaataGTTACGGATACGGCCATACtttgtgaatctggggttacacgATGTttatgttacctaaccaatgttgtTGCCGTGGTCgctgttatggaattttccgtCTTTAGGGGTTACAACTTGGGATGCATTGGGTCAAGCCAGGGCCTTGGGGTCACGCTGTAATTCTTAAGCAGGAAGGAGGCATCCTCTCGTCTCCTtgagactccagctgtctgtgatgttttggggaaagcagaaacctctctgataaagggtaaatcagcattgccatggtcaCCAAGGTCAGAGAGGGCTTCCTAGACGACACAGATAAGTGTGAGCCAGaatgtgctgacagtgacctgaagTTCCATGCAACATGACCTGAACTGACATGGGTAAAacgcagttccttgtttagaaactagtgaaccaattagactaatttttcatattgtaggctgatctgcTCAGGCAAAAGACTAAGAGTCAGACCTTCAGGGGGCAGaacggaaagagacagcatccaaGTTGCAGATGACTTCGATGTTCGCTATTTCAGTTCTCCTTGATCAAGTGCTTcgataaacattttcagctttaagacatcaaaggctcgtgttcgcttttctccactgaggtgctgaccatcgctcaaaatatccacaacagtagcgacttgtcaattaCAatgtagccacaccctaaagcatatgctgctttattgtcaaatttaaattaaatgggaaaataatttacaaaatgaacatcatgctgtattgaagaagactcgTAAccagcgattgagaccataaactcataaggaaagtgtttactgaggtaataaatcaagtgagatgtagggtcattttctcatagacttccatacaatcggacttctttttgttGCATTAGCTCTTATCTGGTGGACCAACCACTGCTGGATAATGGAAAACGTGTCTAGCTGTGTGCTGCTTGGGATTTTTCCTGGGAATGTCACCATCGACACTTAGttcataatactgcaaatgcaagggCTTTCATTAGTGGGCCATAGCCTCAATTACAATTGTGTTACCTCATTTGGTGATTGATAGTGacttaacatttaaatgaaaatctttgtgATGATTACTTAGGataatactgttttttttctatatctttCTTATTGacaacaaatccaatgaaaacaCCAGAACgaactgtgtgtttgtccatctCTTATTACTGCCTGACACctctaccctgtctgtggcatTCAGCCtcaagcccattggttcctgTGCAGAAGCAAACCTTTTAAAACAGGTCACAACTTTAGTTTAATTTCTATAAAAGACTCAATAATTCCCTAGAACAGCTGGGCACTGCGGTTTTTCGCAAAGGTTAgtcaaacaggagaaaatagtGTGTTTGTTCAGGACTATATAATACACTTGTTGTCCGCTAGTTATTGTTTATAGCAACACTACGTATGTAGGAAATAAACTAAAGTGCCCACGTTAATTGTAAGAAAGGAACATGACACCTGGAGCAAGATtttggctcattgatgtgtttttaatagtttttggacaacagaggaaaaatacatgtatcaggctttggctaaaCAGGAAATGGTTGTTAGTGGGATCAATTCATGGTTGGTTTTGGTCAACAGtaatatcaccagccttatcttATAACCTGAACACTAGATATTGCTGTACTACTTATTGTATTATAAATCAATGAGATATTACATGTAAGTTCTGTTCAAGGGGgtggttttactgtttttatattttggtgTGAAAAGGACAAAGGGAAAATGTCCATCAATGTTCTCAGTGATAGATCAAGTCACCGGTGAACATCTGAGTTCGTACGAATTCacaggacaaaaaaacatttggccTTGGATGTTCaaaagtttacattttgtgCTGCACTTCTACTTGAAAAGGAAATGACTGTAACCCCATTTAGCACTGACGCAGGATGTCTATCTTACTATTTagtcaaaatgaaatgaattgatGATCTTTGGCATGCCTGTAACTGTGGGAGTGAGTCAGTATTTCTAGCATTTAATACTATATGTTTGAAAACTGAAAAGCATATATAAAGGTTTAACTCAGCAACTGTGCCAGGTGATAAATGTTCTGCCTCTGTGCATGATTTGATGCTATTaagatatatttcatttcagcgATATGTGCCATACATGAATAATGTTTTACTCAAATAACTGAGGCAGCAGCCGCAAGAGTGGAGAAACTAGTAAAGATTTGACTGGTTGATAATGTGACAAAAATTGCCGTCTTCAGAGAAATCTAGGCCAAAGCCATTCCATCGAAATTGTAACCCAGTTTTCTGTGAATTTGATAACTCACGTTGGCCATAATTGGCTCTCATAGAAGCCCCTTAGTCTGAACATATGACGCTTATACTGTCTTCTTTGTCATATCATGGTTAAATTGGGTTTATCATTTATAActcagtattttatttaaaatatgcagCTGTAACTCGCGATCAGCAGCATGAGAAACAAAATAACTTGAAGCCTCAGTGAAAAATGATTGACAAACATCATATGCATCACCACTGACAGTTATTGTACAGGTCAACGTGACAGAAAActgccagagaaaaaaaaacacttcgaatggttttctttattttagacTTGTCTCTGAGCATCACTGACCTAAAAAATATCTCCTTTCAATTTAATGCAGATATCTTCGTTCCATGTAACCATCAGAGGCATAAAGGATGAAATGGTTGTCTCTCTGGATGTTTGTCACTTTGGTTTGTCTTACAGCAAACAGTGGTTAACTTTTATGTTTGAACAAGGGTTCAGACCAAACAAGCTGTCAATATgcagaaaatataatgaataaaaatgtttttgcctGCTATTTATagcattttcttcttctttatgtaatatttaatatgaaCTTCGCATTCTTTCCAGTCGTATGCTTTGTTTCGAAGGACACACAGTTTTGCagaatgtatttattgtcaAGTGGAGGACTA
This window contains:
- the crhb gene encoding corticotropin releasing hormone b, with amino-acid sequence MKLNLLGTTVILLVAFLPRYECRAIESPGGALRVPAPQTQNSQQQQQQQQSGPILERVGEEYFIRLGNGDSNSFPSSSMYPGGSPAIYNRALQLQLTRRLLQGKVGNIRALISGFGDRGDDSMERGRRSEDPPISLDLTFHLLREMMEMSRAEQLAQQAQNNRRMMELFGK